The following are encoded in a window of Kaistia algarum genomic DNA:
- a CDS encoding glyoxalase superfamily protein yields the protein MRDFRDAKTMAKELRAEFSGRGVDLTHSETLELIARQFGLRDWNALSAALVAGVGNPGPVVREVIPILRIFSVDKAREFYEGFLGFTFDWEHRYEPGLPLYAEVSRAGMKLHLSEHHGDASPGSTVFVWMTGIRTFHRELTEKVYGYSRPGLQETGYGALMVEVPDPFGNRIRFNERL from the coding sequence ATGCGTGATTTTCGCGATGCGAAGACCATGGCCAAAGAGCTGCGCGCCGAGTTCTCCGGCCGCGGCGTCGATCTCACGCACAGCGAGACCCTCGAACTGATCGCCCGACAGTTCGGCCTGCGCGACTGGAACGCGCTATCGGCCGCGCTCGTCGCTGGAGTTGGGAATCCGGGGCCGGTTGTTCGGGAGGTGATCCCGATCCTGCGCATCTTCTCGGTCGACAAGGCGCGGGAGTTCTATGAAGGCTTCCTCGGTTTCACGTTCGACTGGGAGCATCGCTACGAGCCGGGATTGCCGCTCTATGCCGAGGTTTCGCGAGCCGGCATGAAGCTTCATCTCTCTGAGCATCACGGCGATGCGAGCCCAGGCTCCACGGTTTTCGTCTGGATGACGGGAATTCGCACCTTCCATCGCGAATTGACTGAAAAGGTCTATGGCTATTCCCGGCCCGGCTTGCAGGAAACCGGCTATGGCGCGTTGATGGTCGAAGTACCGGATCCGTTCGGCAACCGGATCCGGTTCAACGAGAGGCTATAG
- a CDS encoding alpha/beta hydrolase family protein, translated as MKPLALLFTLVALATTAQPVLAADVVGVKTLAVPSPARGRDLAVTIWYPATPGGAEIRVGESKLFRGAPAFADAPLARGHFPLILVSHGSGARIENLGWIANRLVAAGFIVAGPNHPGTTSGDSTPIDTPNVWERTADLSTLLTALTENPDWRDALAERRVGVLGFSLGGTTAMELAGATIDREAYARYCDTYPAMMDCIWFAGGKGYVDGKEVPSQKVDLRQMDKSRFEHSNRDPRIASAVLVDPGMAKAFQPASLEAIAIPMHFINLGGPETVPPGVIADDLARLTPKGDYAQVQGAVHFTFLAECQVGGKALLVEIGEADQLCDDGGTRPRADMHAELGDRIAADFAHDLKPAP; from the coding sequence ATGAAGCCCCTCGCCCTTCTATTCACATTGGTCGCCCTCGCGACGACCGCCCAACCCGTCCTCGCCGCCGATGTCGTCGGCGTCAAGACCCTCGCGGTCCCCTCGCCTGCCCGCGGCCGTGATCTCGCTGTCACCATCTGGTATCCGGCGACGCCCGGCGGAGCTGAAATCCGCGTCGGCGAAAGCAAGCTCTTCCGGGGCGCCCCCGCCTTCGCCGATGCGCCGCTCGCGCGCGGCCATTTTCCGCTGATCCTCGTTTCGCACGGCTCCGGCGCGCGGATCGAAAATCTCGGCTGGATCGCGAACCGCCTGGTCGCCGCCGGCTTCATCGTCGCCGGGCCCAACCACCCCGGCACGACCAGCGGCGACTCGACCCCGATCGATACGCCGAATGTGTGGGAGCGCACGGCAGATCTCTCGACGCTGCTCACGGCGTTGACGGAGAACCCTGATTGGCGCGACGCGCTCGCCGAGCGGCGGGTCGGTGTGCTCGGCTTCTCGCTCGGCGGCACGACAGCGATGGAGCTCGCAGGCGCGACGATCGATCGCGAGGCCTATGCGCGCTATTGCGACACCTATCCCGCGATGATGGACTGCATCTGGTTCGCTGGCGGCAAGGGCTATGTCGATGGGAAGGAGGTTCCCAGCCAGAAGGTCGATCTGCGCCAGATGGACAAGAGCCGGTTCGAGCACTCCAACCGCGATCCGCGCATCGCCTCGGCGGTGCTGGTCGATCCCGGCATGGCGAAGGCGTTCCAGCCGGCGAGCCTTGAGGCCATCGCGATCCCGATGCACTTCATCAATCTCGGCGGTCCCGAAACCGTCCCTCCCGGCGTGATCGCCGACGATCTCGCGCGCCTGACGCCGAAGGGCGACTATGCTCAGGTTCAGGGCGCCGTGCACTTCACCTTCCTCGCCGAATGCCAGGTGGGAGGAAAGGCGCTGCTGGTCGAGATCGGCGAGGCTGACCAGCTTTGCGACGACGGCGGCACACGGCCGCGCGCTGACATGCATGCCGAGCTCGGCGACAGGATCGCCGCCGATTTTGCCCATGATCTGAAACCGGCACCATAG
- the thiM gene encoding hydroxyethylthiazole kinase: MTEHSELKLSVTDAHGALEAVRAARPLVQNITNYVAMTISANVLLALGASPAMVHTAEEADDFVAISSSLVVNIGTLSPPWVEGMRRSIARARELGKPWVLDPVGCGATPYRTGIAVEFAALKPAVIRGNASEILSLAGASGAGGKGVDSTASSDAALDAAKALAISTGAVVAVTGETDYVTDGRLVVAITGGDALMPLSTALGCALSATVAAFAAVRPPMEAAVAALAVYGAAGADAAIHVKGPGHLPAELCDALHRIDAATIERHATIRVVEGEAI; encoded by the coding sequence ATGACTGAACATTCCGAATTGAAACTGTCCGTCACGGACGCCCATGGCGCGCTCGAGGCGGTGCGCGCCGCCCGCCCGCTTGTCCAGAACATCACCAACTATGTCGCGATGACCATCTCGGCCAATGTGCTGCTGGCGCTCGGCGCCTCGCCGGCCATGGTGCACACGGCCGAGGAGGCGGATGATTTCGTCGCGATCTCCAGTTCGCTCGTCGTCAATATCGGCACCTTGTCGCCGCCCTGGGTCGAGGGCATGCGCCGCTCCATCGCGCGCGCTCGTGAACTCGGCAAGCCTTGGGTGCTCGACCCGGTCGGCTGCGGCGCCACGCCCTACCGTACCGGCATCGCGGTCGAATTCGCTGCGCTCAAGCCAGCGGTGATCCGCGGTAATGCCAGTGAAATCCTGAGCCTGGCCGGGGCGTCGGGCGCGGGTGGCAAGGGTGTCGATTCGACGGCGAGTTCCGATGCGGCACTGGATGCGGCCAAAGCTCTGGCCATCAGCACGGGCGCAGTCGTCGCCGTCACGGGCGAGACGGACTATGTCACCGATGGCAGGCTCGTCGTCGCGATCACCGGCGGCGATGCGCTGATGCCGCTCTCGACCGCGCTCGGCTGCGCGCTCTCGGCGACCGTCGCCGCCTTCGCCGCCGTCCGCCCGCCGATGGAAGCTGCCGTCGCCGCGCTGGCCGTCTATGGCGCCGCCGGCGCCGACGCCGCCATCCATGTGAAGGGCCCCGGCCATCTCCCGGCCGAACTCTGCGATGCGCTCCATCGCATCGATGCTGCCACGATCGAACGCCACGCGACGATCCGGGTCGTCGAGGGGGAGGCCATCTGA
- a CDS encoding helix-turn-helix domain-containing protein — protein MPRLLFVPLPFVVALLLAILFLALLRFGEGAGAGRPFLLLIGLCALQSVLIGLRWGYGFSALRFALPVLAASLPPLVYASFHRLIRPDPPAHRRDLLAATLPPLLVVVLFLTLPQLIDIALVLLFVFYAVALLRLGRSGPDGLGEARFEGVTPVHRALYVAAAALCLSALFDLAVFLNFEQMHGANVGAIVGNANFLGLLMIGLTAWIAGSSQAAPDGTPEIEPAALEPDANDDREVLASVEALMKQERLYCDENLNLSRLARRAGMPARRISAAVNRLAGMNVSQYVNGYRIEEACRLLRDTDVTVTAAMLEAGFQTKSNFNREFRRVTGLSPAAWRTKLRPFAA, from the coding sequence GTGCCCCGCTTGCTCTTCGTGCCTTTGCCCTTCGTGGTCGCGCTGCTGCTCGCGATCCTGTTTCTGGCCCTGCTGCGCTTCGGGGAGGGGGCGGGTGCCGGTCGGCCGTTCCTGCTGCTGATCGGGCTCTGCGCGCTGCAATCCGTGCTGATCGGGCTGAGGTGGGGGTATGGCTTCTCGGCGCTACGCTTCGCCTTGCCGGTGCTGGCGGCCTCTCTGCCACCGCTCGTCTATGCGAGCTTTCACCGTTTGATCCGCCCGGACCCTCCGGCGCATCGCCGTGACCTACTGGCCGCCACGCTACCGCCTTTGCTTGTCGTCGTCCTGTTCTTGACGCTGCCGCAACTGATCGACATCGCGCTCGTCCTGTTGTTCGTCTTCTATGCGGTCGCCTTGTTGCGGCTCGGGCGTTCTGGGCCCGACGGGCTCGGCGAAGCGCGTTTCGAGGGCGTCACGCCGGTTCATCGGGCGCTCTACGTCGCCGCCGCGGCACTCTGCCTTTCGGCATTGTTCGATCTCGCGGTGTTTCTGAACTTCGAGCAGATGCACGGCGCCAATGTCGGCGCCATCGTCGGCAATGCCAATTTCCTCGGGCTGCTCATGATCGGCCTGACGGCCTGGATCGCCGGCAGCAGCCAAGCTGCGCCGGACGGGACGCCCGAGATCGAGCCAGCCGCGCTCGAGCCGGACGCTAACGACGACCGCGAGGTGCTGGCCAGCGTGGAGGCGCTGATGAAGCAGGAGAGGCTCTACTGCGACGAGAACCTCAATCTGTCGCGCCTCGCCCGGCGGGCCGGCATGCCGGCCCGGCGGATTTCCGCCGCCGTCAATCGCCTCGCCGGCATGAACGTGTCGCAATATGTCAACGGCTACCGCATCGAGGAGGCGTGCCGTCTGCTGCGCGACACCGACGTGACAGTGACCGCCGCGATGCTGGAGGCGGGGTTTCAGACCAAGTCGAACTTCAATCGGGAGTTCCGCCGCGTGACCGGGCTTAGCCCGGCCGCGTGGCGGACCAAGCTCCGGCCATTTGCCGCGTGA
- a CDS encoding transglutaminase-like domain-containing protein: protein MRLRLGVELDYQLAADTPMITMVNVHPSVASRLEYPDLITTTPAVPIHGYYDGYGNWCCRLLAPAGRFEIRTSTVIRDNGLPDPYHPEAIQHRVEDLPYDTLVYLLGSRYCETDRLADEGWRLFGHTQPGWGRVQAVCDFVHNHIRFGYENARNTRTAAEAYAEGVGVCRDFAHLAVAFCRTLNIPTRYCTGYISDVGEPPPYAAMDLAAWIEVYLSGQWHVFDPRNNKRRYGRIPIAYGRDAADVPITHTFGPNILSRFAVITEEA, encoded by the coding sequence CTGCGCTTGCGGCTGGGGGTTGAGCTTGACTATCAGCTCGCCGCCGACACGCCGATGATTACGATGGTGAATGTCCATCCGAGCGTGGCGTCGCGGCTCGAATATCCCGATCTGATCACCACCACGCCTGCCGTTCCGATCCACGGCTATTACGACGGATACGGCAATTGGTGCTGCCGCCTGCTGGCGCCGGCCGGCCGGTTCGAAATCCGGACCAGCACGGTGATCCGCGACAACGGCCTGCCGGATCCCTACCATCCGGAAGCAATCCAGCACCGAGTCGAAGACCTTCCTTACGACACCCTCGTCTATCTGCTGGGCAGCCGCTATTGCGAAACAGACCGCCTGGCTGATGAGGGCTGGCGCCTGTTTGGGCACACGCAGCCCGGCTGGGGCCGGGTGCAGGCCGTTTGCGACTTCGTGCACAATCACATCCGCTTCGGCTATGAGAACGCGCGCAACACGCGGACGGCTGCCGAAGCTTATGCGGAAGGCGTGGGCGTATGCCGAGACTTCGCGCATCTGGCCGTCGCCTTCTGCCGGACGCTCAACATTCCGACGCGCTATTGCACCGGCTATATCTCGGATGTCGGCGAGCCACCGCCCTATGCGGCGATGGACCTCGCCGCCTGGATCGAGGTCTATCTGTCGGGCCAGTGGCACGTGTTCGATCCGCGCAACAACAAGCGGCGCTATGGACGTATCCCGATCGCCTATGGCCGCGACGCGGCCGATGTGCCGATCACGCACACCTTCGGCCCGAACATCCTCTCGCGCTTCGCCGTGATCACGGAAGAAGCGTAG
- a CDS encoding DUF1697 domain-containing protein, giving the protein MPSHVALLYSIVLTPTRRVVMTDLKAAAEAAGLQNVETLLATGNLVFDAGDLAVPAVEAALESTFQRKFGKPVDIIVRDAAAFKALVAANPFPAQSAEDGSRVITRIMRSGVPSDAETRLRSLLDEGERVAVIGGDIWAAFPARPSASRLLSAISSKKLGIGTARNWNTIQRLAVRLSPAP; this is encoded by the coding sequence ATGCCCTCTCACGTCGCGCTTCTCTACAGCATCGTTCTGACGCCGACGCGGCGGGTCGTCATGACAGACCTGAAGGCGGCCGCCGAGGCGGCTGGGCTCCAGAATGTCGAGACCCTGCTCGCCACCGGCAATCTGGTATTCGATGCCGGCGATCTTGCGGTTCCGGCCGTGGAAGCCGCGCTGGAATCGACCTTTCAGCGTAAATTCGGCAAGCCCGTCGACATCATCGTTCGCGACGCTGCCGCCTTCAAGGCACTCGTCGCTGCCAATCCGTTCCCGGCTCAGTCGGCGGAAGACGGCAGCCGCGTGATCACGCGCATCATGCGAAGCGGCGTCCCATCTGACGCGGAAACCCGGCTGCGCAGCCTATTGGACGAGGGTGAACGCGTTGCCGTCATCGGGGGTGACATCTGGGCCGCTTTTCCCGCGCGGCCGAGCGCCTCGCGCCTGCTCTCCGCGATCTCATCGAAGAAGCTTGGAATCGGCACGGCGCGCAACTGGAACACGATCCAGCGGCTCGCTGTGAGACTTTCGCCGGCGCCGTGA
- the thiE gene encoding thiamine phosphate synthase: MRRPFDLSLYLITDEGLAGPRGVVETVRQAIDGGVTLVQLRDPENKTRHLIDTAAALIDILRPRGIPLIINDRVDVALAVDADGVHVGQSDMRTRTVRDLIGPDRIIGLSVSRVSELVAEDIDPVDYLGVGPIYFTSTKPNAPTPIGFDGVGAIRAASRLPIVVIGGVKAENGEAAIRSGSDGIAIVSAIMGTADPQAEAARLRSVVDAAKAG, translated from the coding sequence ATGCGCCGTCCGTTCGACCTCTCGCTCTATCTGATCACCGATGAGGGACTCGCCGGACCGCGCGGCGTCGTCGAGACCGTTCGGCAGGCCATCGACGGCGGGGTCACGCTCGTCCAGCTTCGCGATCCGGAGAACAAGACACGCCACCTGATCGATACAGCCGCGGCGCTCATCGATATCCTCCGGCCGCGCGGCATTCCGCTTATCATCAACGACCGTGTCGACGTCGCGCTCGCCGTCGACGCCGACGGGGTCCATGTCGGCCAGAGCGACATGCGCACGCGGACGGTTCGCGACCTGATCGGGCCGGACCGGATCATCGGCCTCTCGGTATCGCGCGTTTCCGAACTCGTGGCCGAGGACATCGACCCGGTCGATTATCTCGGCGTCGGCCCGATCTACTTCACCTCGACCAAGCCGAACGCCCCGACGCCGATCGGCTTCGACGGCGTCGGCGCGATCCGCGCTGCCTCGCGGCTGCCGATCGTCGTCATTGGCGGCGTGAAGGCGGAAAATGGCGAAGCCGCCATCCGCTCCGGCAGCGACGGCATCGCGATCGTCTCGGCGATCATGGGGACCGCCGATCCGCAGGCCGAAGCGGCGCGCCTGCGCTCTGTCGTCGACGCCGCCAAGGCCGGGTGA
- the aceB gene encoding malate synthase A — MSAHASRLVVTGASGPRFDEILTPEALAFVAELHGRFDGTRRALLEFRKERQAFFDAGGLPDFLPETASVRSGDWKVAPIPADLLDRRVEITGPVDRKMIVNALNSGAKVFMADFEDASSPVWANMVEGQINLKDRWAGKIDFTDPKTGKEYKVSSKPAVLVIRPRGWHLPERHITFEGEPASGSLVDFGLYFFHNAKTALAQGSGPYFYLPKMESHLEARLWNDVFTAAEELLGVPHGSVKATVLIETLPAAFEMDEILFELKDHMAGLNCGRWDYIFSFIKTLRNNKSFLLPDRGQVLMGKAFLKAYSELLIKTCHRRGAFAMGGMAAQIPIKNNPAANEAAFAKVRADKEREAGAGHDGTWVAHPDLVPVAMEVFDRLMPAPNQLTRLREEVSYGQKDMLEVHEGTRTEEGLRHNIRVGVQYIEAWLRGRGAVPIYNLMEDAATAEISRTQIWQQLHFEATLEGGEQVTKALFAKLLAEEMEVVKGEIGADNYAAGRFPEAIDLFARLSTADECEAFLTVPAYNLID; from the coding sequence TTGTCCGCCCATGCCAGCCGCCTTGTCGTCACCGGCGCTTCCGGTCCCCGCTTCGACGAGATCCTGACGCCCGAGGCGCTTGCCTTCGTCGCCGAATTGCACGGCCGTTTCGATGGCACCCGGCGGGCGCTGCTGGAATTCCGCAAGGAACGCCAGGCTTTCTTCGATGCCGGCGGACTGCCGGATTTCCTGCCCGAGACCGCGTCCGTCCGGTCCGGTGATTGGAAAGTAGCGCCGATTCCGGCTGATCTTCTCGACCGCCGCGTCGAGATCACCGGGCCGGTCGATCGCAAGATGATCGTCAATGCGCTGAATTCGGGCGCCAAGGTCTTCATGGCGGACTTCGAGGATGCGTCCTCGCCGGTCTGGGCCAATATGGTCGAGGGCCAGATCAATCTGAAGGATCGCTGGGCCGGCAAGATCGATTTCACCGACCCGAAGACCGGCAAGGAATACAAGGTCTCGTCGAAGCCGGCGGTCCTCGTCATCCGGCCACGCGGTTGGCATCTTCCCGAGCGCCATATCACGTTCGAAGGTGAGCCGGCTTCCGGCTCGCTGGTCGACTTCGGTCTCTATTTCTTCCACAACGCCAAGACTGCACTGGCGCAGGGATCGGGACCGTATTTCTATCTGCCGAAGATGGAGAGCCATCTTGAGGCCCGGCTTTGGAACGACGTGTTTACGGCCGCTGAGGAACTGCTCGGCGTCCCGCACGGTTCGGTCAAGGCCACGGTCCTGATCGAGACACTGCCCGCTGCCTTCGAGATGGACGAGATCCTGTTCGAATTGAAGGACCATATGGCCGGCCTCAATTGCGGCCGCTGGGACTACATCTTCTCCTTCATCAAGACGTTGCGGAACAACAAGAGCTTCCTTCTGCCCGACCGTGGCCAGGTCCTGATGGGCAAGGCGTTCCTCAAGGCCTATTCGGAGCTCTTGATCAAGACCTGCCATCGTCGCGGCGCCTTCGCCATGGGCGGCATGGCCGCGCAGATTCCGATCAAGAACAATCCGGCCGCCAATGAGGCGGCCTTCGCCAAGGTTCGCGCCGACAAGGAGCGCGAGGCCGGCGCCGGTCACGACGGAACCTGGGTTGCCCATCCCGATCTCGTCCCGGTCGCCATGGAGGTCTTCGACCGCCTGATGCCCGCGCCGAACCAGCTGACGCGCCTGCGCGAGGAAGTCAGCTACGGCCAGAAGGACATGCTCGAAGTCCACGAGGGGACGCGGACTGAGGAAGGGCTCCGTCACAATATCCGCGTCGGCGTCCAGTATATCGAGGCCTGGCTGCGCGGCCGTGGCGCGGTGCCGATCTATAACCTCATGGAGGATGCAGCGACCGCCGAGATCAGCCGGACCCAGATCTGGCAGCAACTGCACTTCGAGGCGACGCTGGAAGGCGGCGAGCAGGTGACGAAGGCGTTGTTCGCCAAGTTGCTTGCCGAGGAGATGGAGGTCGTCAAGGGGGAGATCGGTGCCGACAATTACGCGGCCGGCCGGTTCCCCGAGGCGATCGACCTGTTCGCTCGCCTGTCGACCGCTGACGAATGCGAGGCGTTCCTCACCGTCCCGGCCTACAATCTGATCGACTGA